The following coding sequences are from one Campylobacter sp. RM16187 window:
- the efp gene encoding elongation factor P yields the protein MATYSMGDLKKGLKIELDGVPYKVVEYQHVKPGKGAAFVRAKIKSFIDGKVLEKTFHAGDKADQPNLEEKQMQYLYDDGEYCQFMDTATYEQVAISDDDVGDVKKWMIDGMMVDILFHNGKAIGVEVPQVVELKIVETPPNFKGDTQGGKKPATLESGAVVQIPFHVLEGEVIRVDTVRGEYIERANK from the coding sequence ATGGCAACATACTCAATGGGAGATTTAAAAAAGGGCTTAAAGATCGAATTAGACGGCGTTCCTTACAAAGTGGTTGAATACCAACACGTAAAACCGGGCAAGGGAGCAGCTTTCGTAAGAGCCAAGATCAAGTCATTTATCGACGGTAAAGTGCTGGAAAAGACATTTCATGCGGGCGATAAGGCAGATCAGCCAAATTTGGAAGAAAAGCAGATGCAGTATCTTTACGATGACGGTGAGTATTGCCAGTTTATGGATACGGCGACTTACGAGCAAGTAGCGATCAGTGACGATGACGTAGGCGATGTTAAAAAATGGATGATAGACGGCATGATGGTTGATATCTTGTTCCACAACGGTAAGGCTATCGGTGTGGAAGTACCTCAAGTGGTTGAGCTAAAGATAGTAGAGACTCCGCCAAATTTCAAGGGCGACACACAAGGCGGTAAAAAGCCTGCTACGCTTGAAAGCGGCGCTGTTGTGCAAATCCCTTTTCACGTGCTTGAAGGCGAAGTTATCCGCGTAGATACCGTTAGAGGCGAGTATATCGAGAGAGCTAATAAATAA
- a CDS encoding GNAT family N-acetyltransferase, with amino-acid sequence MTIQNSSKDDVGDILYLYDEAVKLQKIKGAAPWPKFSREFIETEIKENRQFNIKIEGTIACVWAIAFDDAQIWQERSADAAIYIHRIAVNPSFRGQNLVLHIVNWAKEYALKSSKNFIRLDTVGENLGLIKHYQKCGFCFLGLTELKDTKGLPAHYQNAKVSLFEIRL; translated from the coding sequence ATGACTATACAAAACAGCTCAAAAGATGATGTAGGCGACATTTTATATCTTTATGACGAGGCGGTTAAGCTTCAAAAGATAAAAGGTGCTGCTCCTTGGCCGAAATTTAGTCGCGAGTTTATAGAGACCGAGATCAAAGAAAATAGGCAGTTTAATATAAAAATAGAGGGCACAATAGCTTGCGTTTGGGCGATAGCCTTTGATGACGCTCAAATTTGGCAAGAGAGAAGTGCCGATGCCGCCATATATATACATCGTATAGCGGTAAATCCTAGCTTTAGAGGGCAAAATTTAGTTTTGCATATAGTCAATTGGGCTAAAGAGTATGCTCTAAAAAGTAGTAAAAATTTTATCAGGCTTGATACGGTAGGTGAAAATTTAGGGCTTATTAAGCATTATCAAAAGTGCGGATTTTGCTTCCTTGGACTTACCGAGCTAAAGGATACTAAAGGCTTACCGGCTCATTATCAAAATGCTAAAGTAAGCCTTTTTGAAATTCGTCTTTAA
- the dnaE gene encoding DNA polymerase III subunit alpha, with product MSDFTHLHLHTEYSLLDGANKIKELAKTLKKQGVSSVAITDHGNMFGAIDFYKTMKGEGIKPIIGIEAYIHNSEDVGDKSSKQRFHLCLFAKNETGYKNLMYLSSMSYIEGFYYYPRINKKLLREHSEGVICSSACLQGEVNWHLNESERNLRYGAGGYEKALEVAREYKEIFGEDFYLEIMRHGIGDQRRIDDQILRISKELDIKVIATNDTHYTFQQRADAHEVFMCIAMNKLLDDPNRLRHSVHEFYVKTPAQMSELFADIPEAITNTQEIAEKCNLEIKLGDATPPNFKFTLECAAERGLSLPEPENRYSFANDSVFFEYECRNGLAERLKFVPEEKHEEYKKRLEIEIGIINKMNFPGYMMIVWDFIREAKKRGVPVGPGRGSAAGSLVAYSLRITDIDPIPYNLLFERFLNPERVSMPDIDVDFCQDRRGEIIDYVIEKYGKFNVAQVITFGKLLAKGVIRDVARVCNMPYAEADAMAKLIPDELGITLESAFEKEPKIKELIDKNANAARIWKFALDLEGLNRNAGMHAAGVVISNEELWNKAPLFRQPNSAEDHFVTQYSLKYLEDVDLIKFDFLGLKTLTVINNAIKLIKNRFGKDIIWETIDINDKKTYEIIQSGQAIGLFQVEGEGMRKLGFSLKPDCFDDIIAMVALYRPGPMDLIPDFVARKHKEAEITYIFPELEPILAPTYGVIVYQEQVMQIVQTIGGFSLGGADLVRRAMGKKIKEEMDRLKGQFVEGAIAKGLNGTKADELFEMILKFASYGFNKSHAAAYAMIIFQTAYLKTYYPAEFMAALLTSEEDNADKIAKYIDETKRMNISILPPCINRSMQEFSVVSENGSDAIIYGLGAIKGVGGAAIENIIEERKNGEFKELDDFVSRIDSFRVNRRVVESLIKSGAFDTFGFTRKMMFNNLDNIMEACKSAAQIKKNSAESLFGEDESMNNVKVNLLADDTEFELKERLLYERDSVGIYLSGHPLQDFKAQIDEISYTLSSEFESVGESAELLVVGKIEDISTRIAKNSGKKIGTLNVLDFHGNIEITLFDRELAELEKLGNAVYETPYAFKINFSRDGQFNRIRLIEMVGLEDAKDMNFKARSFKKRNFNGNGSYQNGSNGSNLKEKPRNLTPLELNLNMLSLSKDMITNIYRLAQQDHRNGVEKNNKSLIIKIANPEQNQILVYSTEFVVSDNFEEKVNNLAG from the coding sequence ATGAGCGATTTTACACATTTACATCTGCACACCGAATACTCCTTGCTAGACGGAGCAAATAAGATAAAAGAGCTTGCTAAAACGCTTAAAAAACAAGGCGTAAGCTCGGTAGCTATAACCGATCACGGAAATATGTTTGGCGCGATTGATTTTTACAAGACGATGAAGGGCGAGGGCATAAAGCCGATAATCGGCATAGAAGCTTATATCCATAACAGCGAAGATGTGGGTGATAAAAGCTCAAAGCAGCGCTTTCACCTATGTCTTTTTGCCAAAAACGAGACCGGATATAAAAATTTGATGTATTTAAGCTCGATGAGCTATATCGAGGGCTTTTACTACTATCCGCGTATCAATAAAAAACTGCTAAGAGAGCATAGCGAGGGCGTGATATGCAGTTCCGCTTGCCTTCAAGGCGAGGTGAACTGGCACCTAAACGAAAGCGAGCGAAATTTGCGCTATGGAGCTGGCGGATATGAAAAGGCGCTTGAAGTGGCGCGCGAATATAAAGAAATTTTCGGCGAGGACTTTTACCTTGAGATCATGCGCCACGGTATCGGCGATCAGCGCAGGATAGACGATCAAATTTTGCGTATCTCAAAGGAGCTTGATATCAAGGTTATCGCTACCAACGACACGCACTATACGTTTCAGCAAAGAGCCGATGCACACGAGGTTTTCATGTGTATCGCGATGAACAAACTTCTTGATGATCCAAACCGTTTGCGCCACAGCGTGCATGAATTTTACGTTAAGACTCCTGCGCAGATGAGCGAGCTTTTTGCCGATATCCCTGAAGCCATCACAAATACGCAAGAGATCGCGGAAAAATGCAATCTTGAAATAAAACTAGGCGACGCAACTCCGCCGAATTTTAAATTTACTCTTGAGTGTGCGGCAGAGCGTGGGCTTAGCCTGCCCGAGCCAGAAAATCGCTACAGCTTTGCAAACGACTCGGTATTTTTTGAGTATGAGTGTAGAAACGGGCTTGCTGAGCGGCTTAAATTCGTGCCTGAAGAAAAGCACGAAGAGTATAAAAAGCGCCTTGAAATCGAGATAGGCATCATAAATAAGATGAATTTCCCGGGCTATATGATGATAGTTTGGGATTTTATCAGAGAGGCTAAAAAGCGCGGTGTGCCTGTAGGTCCGGGACGCGGTTCTGCGGCAGGAAGCTTGGTGGCGTATAGTCTTAGGATAACCGATATCGATCCTATACCTTACAACCTGCTTTTTGAGAGGTTTTTAAACCCCGAGCGTGTGAGTATGCCTGATATCGACGTGGATTTTTGTCAGGATAGAAGAGGCGAGATAATTGATTATGTTATCGAAAAATACGGCAAATTTAACGTCGCTCAGGTTATAACGTTTGGTAAGTTGCTTGCTAAAGGCGTTATCCGCGATGTCGCGCGGGTTTGTAACATGCCTTATGCCGAGGCTGACGCTATGGCTAAGCTCATACCTGATGAGCTTGGTATCACGCTTGAGAGTGCATTTGAAAAAGAACCAAAGATAAAAGAGCTCATAGATAAAAACGCAAACGCAGCTAGAATTTGGAAATTCGCACTTGATCTGGAGGGCTTAAACCGCAACGCGGGCATGCACGCGGCGGGTGTTGTTATCTCAAACGAAGAGCTTTGGAATAAAGCCCCTCTGTTTCGCCAGCCAAATAGCGCCGAAGATCACTTCGTAACGCAGTATAGCCTAAAGTACCTTGAGGACGTGGATCTTATCAAATTTGACTTCCTTGGGCTTAAGACGCTAACGGTTATTAATAACGCGATAAAACTTATCAAAAATCGCTTTGGTAAGGATATTATCTGGGAGACGATTGATATAAACGATAAAAAAACTTATGAAATTATTCAAAGCGGACAAGCGATAGGACTCTTTCAAGTGGAGGGTGAAGGTATGCGCAAGCTTGGCTTTAGCCTAAAGCCCGACTGTTTTGATGATATTATCGCGATGGTTGCGCTTTATCGTCCGGGGCCTATGGATCTTATTCCTGATTTTGTTGCAAGGAAGCATAAAGAAGCCGAGATAACATATATTTTCCCGGAACTTGAGCCTATTTTAGCTCCTACTTACGGCGTTATCGTATATCAGGAGCAGGTTATGCAGATAGTTCAAACTATAGGCGGATTTAGTCTTGGAGGTGCAGACTTGGTACGCCGCGCGATGGGTAAAAAGATAAAAGAGGAGATGGATAGACTAAAAGGTCAGTTCGTAGAAGGCGCCATCGCTAAGGGGCTAAACGGAACAAAGGCTGACGAGCTTTTTGAGATGATTTTGAAATTTGCCTCTTACGGATTTAACAAATCGCATGCCGCAGCTTATGCGATGATAATCTTTCAAACCGCATATCTAAAGACTTACTATCCTGCCGAATTTATGGCAGCTCTTTTAACGAGCGAGGAAGATAACGCGGATAAAATCGCAAAATACATCGACGAAACAAAGCGTATGAATATATCCATACTTCCGCCTTGTATAAATCGCTCTATGCAAGAATTTAGCGTTGTTAGCGAAAATGGAAGCGACGCTATTATTTACGGTCTTGGCGCGATAAAGGGCGTTGGCGGTGCAGCGATAGAAAATATTATTGAAGAGCGTAAAAATGGAGAATTTAAAGAGCTTGACGATTTTGTTTCGCGTATAGACAGCTTTAGGGTAAATAGAAGAGTTGTTGAAAGCCTCATAAAATCAGGCGCTTTTGATACTTTTGGCTTTACTAGAAAGATGATGTTTAATAACCTTGATAATATAATGGAAGCTTGCAAAAGCGCTGCGCAGATTAAGAAAAATAGCGCAGAAAGCCTCTTTGGCGAAGATGAAAGCATGAATAACGTGAAGGTAAATTTGCTGGCGGACGATACGGAATTTGAGCTAAAAGAGAGGCTTTTATACGAAAGAGATAGCGTGGGAATTTATCTTTCGGGTCATCCTTTGCAGGACTTTAAGGCGCAAATTGACGAGATAAGCTACACTTTAAGCTCGGAATTTGAAAGTGTCGGCGAGAGTGCGGAGCTACTTGTAGTGGGCAAGATCGAAGATATCAGCACGAGGATAGCTAAAAATAGCGGTAAGAAAATCGGAACCTTAAACGTGCTTGATTTTCACGGAAATATCGAAATAACGCTATTTGATCGCGAACTTGCCGAGCTTGAAAAGCTTGGAAATGCAGTTTATGAGACTCCTTACGCCTTTAAGATAAACTTCTCTCGAGACGGACAGTTTAACCGTATAAGGCTTATAGAGATGGTTGGTCTTGAGGATGCTAAAGATATGAATTTCAAGGCGCGAAGCTTTAAGAAGCGAAATTTTAACGGCAACGGAAGCTATCAAAACGGCTCTAACGGCTCAAATTTAAAAGAAAAGCCTAGAAATTTAACCCCGCTTGAGCTAAATTTGAACATGCTAAGCCTTAGTAAGGATATGATAACTAATATCTACCGCCTAGCTCAGCAAGATCACCGCAATGGGGTTGAAAAGAACAATAAAAGCCTAATCATCAAGATAGCTAACCCCGAGCAAAATCAAATTTTAGTTTATAGCACGGAATTTGTAGTAAGCGATAATTTTGAAGAAAAGGTAAATAACTTAGCAGGATAA
- a CDS encoding cysteine hydrolase family protein, whose protein sequence is MKLDAKILDELEIWHEELKPLKMAQLLKDGGKNTAFVSVDMINGFCCEGALSSPRVGAMAKYLADTFKRAHDEFGFKNFILIQDNHGEEASEFDAFPPHAVAGTNEAETIDELKNLDFFDEIKIFYKNSISSAYCDGFNTYLEQNRHVDTFVIFGDCTDLCVYNLALHIKLSANEKNIKREVIVVSDLVQTYDAPWHNGDFYHLVFLRHMQIAANIKVVKSLE, encoded by the coding sequence ATGAAACTAGACGCAAAAATTTTAGACGAACTAGAAATTTGGCACGAGGAGCTAAAGCCTCTTAAAATGGCCCAGCTGCTTAAAGACGGCGGCAAAAATACCGCTTTTGTAAGCGTGGATATGATAAACGGCTTTTGCTGTGAGGGCGCGCTATCTAGCCCAAGAGTTGGCGCTATGGCAAAGTATTTGGCGGATACTTTTAAAAGAGCGCATGATGAGTTTGGCTTTAAAAATTTCATCTTGATCCAAGATAATCACGGCGAAGAAGCAAGTGAATTTGACGCGTTTCCGCCACATGCGGTAGCCGGCACAAACGAGGCTGAGACGATAGATGAGCTTAAAAATTTAGATTTTTTTGACGAGATTAAAATTTTTTACAAAAACTCGATAAGTTCGGCGTATTGCGACGGATTTAACACCTATTTAGAGCAAAATAGGCACGTTGATACCTTTGTCATCTTTGGCGACTGCACCGATCTTTGTGTCTATAACCTTGCGCTTCATATCAAGCTAAGCGCGAACGAAAAAAACATCAAACGCGAAGTTATAGTAGTAAGCGATCTGGTACAAACTTACGACGCGCCTTGGCATAACGGGGACTTTTATCATCTGGTATTTTTACGTCACATGCAAATAGCAGCAAATATAAAAGTTGTCAAGTCTCTTGAATAA
- a CDS encoding glutamate--tRNA ligase family protein — protein sequence MNQQIISRIAPTPSGFLHAGNAYNFLLTYLFTRTLDGILYLRIDDYDLVRYRSEYTENIFRVLDMLGIDFDGGSSSVAEFEAKFSSKFRASSYKNALNRLKNLGVCYACECSHSMKSSFENGIYKQICLNKNLEFIPDKTCIRLHVNSDEAIDVGCDLAKFGFANLNQSKSINLAKNMGDFMIYKKDGAAAYNLASLIDDERLGVNLLVRGEDLLECSAAQKYMANLLGLNFKNANFIHHSLLKSGDKKLSKTSNAPAVNLKDGAKIHYKFLAKKLGLNEARCDTLSNLLKAFKENISHIKAL from the coding sequence ATGAACCAGCAGATCATCTCTCGTATAGCTCCTACACCTAGCGGATTTCTCCACGCGGGAAATGCATATAACTTTCTTTTAACATATCTTTTTACCCGCACGCTTGATGGAATTTTATATCTTCGCATCGATGATTACGATCTTGTGCGGTATAGAAGTGAATACACTGAAAACATCTTTCGTGTGCTTGATATGCTTGGGATTGACTTTGACGGCGGATCTAGCTCGGTAGCTGAATTTGAGGCAAAATTTAGCTCTAAATTTAGAGCTTCAAGCTATAAAAATGCACTTAATAGACTTAAAAATTTAGGAGTTTGCTATGCCTGCGAGTGCTCTCACTCGATGAAAAGCTCGTTTGAAAACGGCATTTATAAACAAATTTGCCTAAATAAAAATCTAGAATTTATTCCTGATAAAACCTGTATCAGACTTCACGTAAATAGCGATGAAGCGATAGATGTGGGATGTGATTTGGCAAAATTTGGATTTGCAAATTTAAACCAAAGTAAAAGTATAAATTTGGCTAAAAACATGGGCGATTTTATGATATATAAAAAAGACGGCGCCGCTGCTTACAATCTTGCGAGCCTCATTGATGACGAGCGTCTTGGAGTAAATTTGCTCGTGCGCGGAGAGGATCTGCTTGAGTGCTCGGCAGCTCAAAAATATATGGCGAATTTGCTCGGACTAAATTTTAAAAATGCAAATTTTATCCACCATAGCTTGCTTAAAAGCGGAGATAAAAAGTTATCAAAAACTTCAAATGCACCTGCCGTAAATTTAAAAGACGGCGCAAAAATTCACTATAAATTTCTAGCTAAAAAACTTGGCTTAAACGAAGCAAGATGCGACACTTTATCAAATTTACTCAAAGCCTTTAAAGAAAATATAAGCCACATAAAAGCGCTCTAA
- a CDS encoding SelT/SelW/SelH family (seleno)protein has product MEVKITYCNSUNYKPTASRVEEKILSEIKGARVSKVVGSGGNFIVEVDGKVVFSKKDLIGTTVNALPNNEEIEALVQSLKSA; this is encoded by the coding sequence ATGGAAGTAAAGATTACTTATTGTAATTCTTGAAATTACAAACCGACAGCTTCTCGTGTAGAAGAAAAAATACTTTCAGAAATCAAAGGTGCTAGGGTTAGCAAAGTCGTCGGAAGTGGCGGAAACTTCATAGTCGAAGTTGATGGAAAAGTCGTATTTTCCAAAAAAGATCTGATAGGCACTACCGTAAACGCTCTACCAAATAACGAAGAGATCGAAGCTTTGGTACAAAGCCTAAAATCCGCTTAA
- the serA gene encoding phosphoglycerate dehydrogenase, whose product MKTIIVCDAIHQVGFEILNREENIKVVDATSVPKDKLLEIIGEADVAITRSSTEVDERFLNAAKNLKALVRAGVGVDNVDIDGCSKRGIIAMNVPTANTIAAVELTMAHMLAAARSFPYAHNALKIDRIWKREKWYGVELFNKTLGVIGFGNIGSRVATRAAAFGMQIIAYDPYIDPSKVTDMGGTYTRDFDDILACDFITIHTPKTKETTNIIGENEILKMKDGVRLINCARGGLYNEEALEKALKSGKIAFAGIDVFSKEPATDHPLLDLDNISVTPHLGANTLESQSNIAIAAAEQAISAARGISYPNALNLPIKTEDLPPFLEPYIELISKMSFLAAQMTHAPVKAIKVEAEGYIGNYIKSMLTFALVGVLKESLGDGINYVNAKFLADEKGILTDAICVPESGYKNRVTVKVTTDSGITSVSGTVFDESDQRIVGINGFKTDFKPKGKMIIFKNSDVPGVIAKISAILADEKINIADFRLGRDQHGFALAVVLVDEKISKETLGKLNSLDVCVWAKYAVL is encoded by the coding sequence GTGAAAACGATAATTGTATGTGATGCGATTCATCAGGTTGGTTTTGAAATTTTAAACCGTGAAGAAAATATAAAGGTGGTTGACGCTACTTCTGTACCAAAAGATAAGCTTTTGGAGATTATAGGCGAAGCGGATGTAGCGATAACCAGGAGCTCTACAGAAGTAGACGAGAGGTTTTTAAATGCGGCTAAAAATTTAAAAGCTCTTGTTAGAGCAGGCGTTGGTGTGGACAACGTAGATATAGATGGATGCTCCAAGCGAGGAATTATCGCTATGAACGTTCCTACGGCAAATACGATTGCAGCGGTTGAACTAACTATGGCTCATATGTTGGCGGCTGCTAGAAGTTTTCCTTATGCTCATAATGCCCTAAAAATCGATAGAATATGGAAGCGCGAAAAATGGTACGGAGTTGAACTTTTTAACAAAACTTTAGGTGTTATAGGTTTTGGTAACATAGGCTCAAGGGTTGCTACTAGAGCTGCTGCCTTTGGTATGCAAATAATAGCCTATGATCCATATATAGATCCATCTAAGGTAACTGATATGGGCGGAACTTATACTAGGGATTTTGATGATATTTTGGCTTGCGATTTTATCACCATCCATACTCCTAAGACAAAAGAGACTACCAATATAATAGGTGAAAATGAAATTTTAAAGATGAAAGATGGCGTAAGACTCATAAACTGCGCACGTGGCGGACTTTATAACGAAGAGGCTCTTGAAAAAGCCTTAAAAAGTGGCAAGATAGCTTTTGCGGGTATTGATGTATTTTCCAAAGAGCCTGCGACAGATCACCCTCTGCTTGATCTTGATAATATTAGCGTTACTCCTCATCTTGGTGCAAATACTCTTGAATCTCAAAGCAATATCGCTATCGCAGCAGCGGAACAGGCTATCAGTGCAGCTCGTGGCATAAGCTATCCGAATGCTTTAAATTTGCCTATCAAGACAGAGGATCTACCTCCTTTTTTAGAACCTTATATAGAGCTAATTTCCAAGATGTCTTTTTTAGCGGCACAAATGACTCACGCGCCTGTAAAGGCTATTAAGGTTGAGGCGGAAGGATATATAGGAAACTACATAAAATCTATGCTTACATTCGCTCTTGTAGGCGTTTTAAAAGAGAGTTTAGGGGATGGTATTAACTATGTAAATGCCAAATTTCTAGCCGATGAAAAAGGAATTTTAACAGATGCTATTTGTGTGCCAGAGAGTGGATATAAAAACAGAGTGACAGTAAAAGTTACTACAGATAGCGGTATAACATCAGTGAGCGGAACTGTGTTTGATGAATCGGATCAACGCATAGTGGGTATCAACGGATTTAAAACCGACTTTAAGCCAAAAGGCAAGATGATAATATTTAAAAACTCCGATGTGCCTGGAGTAATTGCAAAAATTAGTGCTATTTTGGCAGATGAAAAAATCAATATTGCAGACTTTAGATTGGGTCGAGATCAGCATGGATTTGCGCTTGCGGTTGTTCTTGTCGATGAAAAAATATCAAAAGAAACTCTTGGTAAATTAAATAGCCTTGATGTTTGTGTTTGGGCGAAATATGCTGTATTATAG
- a CDS encoding DJ-1 family glyoxalase III, producing the protein MKKVAVMLANGFEEIEAITIIDVLKRAGAEAKFAGLDADILTGAHGIKVHADTTLEKICESEFDMIVLPGGLPGAEHLANSAKLQALLKEFDSKGKFIGAICAAPMALAKAGVIKESYTCYPSFEAHVKDSGYVSSQNVVKDGNIITSRGPATAMEFALELVKNLCGEKIYKEVKEGLLFAV; encoded by the coding sequence ATGAAAAAAGTGGCTGTAATGCTTGCAAACGGCTTTGAAGAGATTGAAGCGATAACCATTATCGATGTATTAAAAAGAGCAGGAGCTGAGGCGAAATTCGCAGGGCTTGATGCGGATATTCTTACAGGAGCTCACGGCATAAAAGTTCATGCCGACACTACGCTTGAAAAAATTTGCGAAAGCGAGTTTGATATGATAGTGCTTCCAGGAGGACTTCCTGGGGCAGAGCATTTGGCAAACAGCGCTAAACTTCAAGCGCTTTTAAAAGAATTTGATAGCAAAGGCAAATTTATAGGCGCTATTTGTGCGGCTCCTATGGCTTTAGCAAAGGCCGGCGTGATAAAAGAGAGCTACACTTGCTATCCAAGCTTTGAAGCTCACGTTAAAGATAGCGGATACGTAAGCTCTCAAAATGTCGTAAAAGACGGCAACATCATCACTTCTCGCGGCCCTGCCACGGCTATGGAATTTGCACTTGAGCTGGTTAAAAATCTCTGCGGAGAGAAAATTTACAAAGAGGTAAAAGAGGGGCTTTTGTTTGCTGTGTAA
- a CDS encoding RNA recognition motif domain-containing protein codes for MNIYVGNLSYRMTEAELKDTFSPFGEVKRARIVKDRETNRSKGFGFVEMDDAEAVKAIEALNDKEVGGRALRVNEARPKE; via the coding sequence GTGAATATTTACGTCGGTAACTTGTCATATCGCATGACTGAGGCAGAGCTTAAGGATACTTTTTCGCCATTTGGTGAAGTAAAACGTGCAAGAATCGTTAAAGATCGAGAGACAAATCGCTCAAAAGGGTTTGGATTTGTTGAAATGGATGATGCCGAAGCAGTCAAGGCGATAGAAGCGTTAAATGACAAAGAGGTAGGCGGAAGGGCTTTAAGAGTAAATGAAGCTCGCCCAAAAGAGTAA